Proteins co-encoded in one Corynebacterium lujinxingii genomic window:
- the glgA gene encoding glycogen synthase produces the protein MKVGMLTREYPPEVYGGAGVHVTELTRFMREFADVDVHCMGAPRDAAGVYVHGVDPALDDGNGAIKTLSTGLRMADATAGLDVVHSHTWYAGLGGHLSGLLHEIPHVVTAHSLEPDRPWKREQLGGGYNVSSWSEKNAMENADAVIAVSSGMKESILNAYPRIDDSRVHVVLSGIDPANWYPTTGTIADELGVDTTKPVVAFVGRITRQKGVAHLLKAAQLFDDDIQLILCAGAPDTEEIAAETRGLVDKLKAQRDGVFWVQDMMPAEKVREVYSLADVFCCPSVYEPLGIVNLEAMACGTAVVASRVGGIPEVVVDGETGVLVDYDAGDAEGFERRLAEAVNAVAGDTDRAATMGRAGLERAKNEFSWRTIAQQTVDIYKGLI, from the coding sequence ATGAAAGTAGGAATGCTCACGCGCGAGTACCCGCCGGAAGTCTACGGAGGCGCTGGTGTCCACGTCACGGAACTGACGCGCTTCATGCGCGAGTTTGCCGACGTCGACGTGCACTGCATGGGCGCCCCGCGCGACGCCGCCGGCGTCTACGTCCACGGCGTCGACCCGGCGCTGGACGACGGCAACGGCGCGATCAAGACCCTATCCACCGGTCTGCGCATGGCGGACGCGACCGCGGGGCTGGACGTGGTGCACTCCCACACCTGGTACGCCGGCCTCGGCGGCCACCTTTCGGGCCTCCTGCACGAGATCCCCCATGTGGTCACCGCCCACTCGCTCGAGCCGGACCGGCCGTGGAAGCGCGAGCAACTCGGCGGCGGCTACAACGTCTCTTCCTGGTCGGAGAAAAACGCGATGGAAAACGCCGACGCCGTCATCGCGGTCTCGTCCGGCATGAAAGAGTCGATCCTCAACGCGTACCCGCGTATCGACGACTCCCGCGTCCACGTCGTCCTCAGCGGCATCGACCCGGCCAACTGGTACCCCACAACCGGCACCATCGCCGACGAGCTCGGGGTGGACACCACCAAACCCGTCGTCGCCTTCGTCGGCCGCATCACCCGCCAAAAAGGCGTCGCCCACCTGCTCAAGGCAGCACAGCTTTTCGACGACGACATCCAGCTCATCTTGTGCGCCGGCGCGCCCGACACTGAGGAGATTGCTGCGGAGACCCGTGGGCTCGTCGATAAGCTCAAAGCCCAGCGCGACGGGGTGTTCTGGGTCCAGGACATGATGCCGGCGGAGAAAGTGCGTGAGGTCTACTCGCTTGCCGACGTATTCTGCTGCCCGTCCGTCTACGAGCCCCTCGGCATCGTGAACCTGGAGGCGATGGCGTGTGGCACCGCGGTGGTAGCCTCGCGCGTCGGCGGCATCCCCGAGGTCGTCGTCGACGGCGAAACGGGCGTGCTCGTCGACTACGACGCGGGCGACGCCGAAGGCTTCGAGCGCCGCCTCGCCGAAGCCGTCAACGCCGTCGCCGGCGACACCGACCGAGCCGCCACGATGGGCCGCGCCGGGCTCGAGCGCGCGAAGAACGAATTTTCCTGGCGCACAATCGCACAGCAAACAGTGGATATTTACAAGGGGTTGATCTGA
- the glgC gene encoding glucose-1-phosphate adenylyltransferase: protein MKSQPRVLAIVLAGGEGKRLYPLTADRAKPAVPFGGNYRLIDFVLSNLVNAGYMRIAVLTQYKSHSLDRHVATAWNVSGPTSQYIASVPAQQRRGKRWYSGSADAIVQSLNLIYDDMPDYVLVFGADHVYRMDPSQMVEDHIASGKAATVAGIRVPRAEASAFGCIQSDDDGTITEFLEKPDNPPGTPDDPETTFASMGNYCFSTEALIQALLEDEQNEDSAHDMGGDIIPYFVAQGEANVYDFSRNDVPGATDRDRGYWRDVGTVDSFYEAHMDLISSHPVFNLYNKAWPIHATDEDNLPPAKFVLGGIAQESIVASGSIISGATVRNSVLSTDVRVSEGATVEGSVLMPGVRVGKGAVVRHCILDKNVYVSDGATVGVDAARDAERFTVSDAGVVVVGKSEVV from the coding sequence ATGAAAAGCCAGCCTCGTGTTCTCGCCATCGTCCTGGCCGGCGGGGAAGGCAAGCGCCTCTACCCCCTGACCGCCGACCGGGCTAAGCCTGCCGTGCCGTTCGGCGGCAACTACCGCCTGATCGATTTCGTCCTGTCCAACCTGGTCAACGCCGGCTACATGCGCATTGCGGTGCTGACGCAGTACAAGTCCCACTCGCTGGACCGGCATGTGGCCACGGCGTGGAACGTGTCTGGGCCCACGTCGCAGTACATTGCGTCGGTGCCGGCTCAGCAGCGCCGCGGCAAGCGCTGGTACTCGGGCTCGGCGGACGCGATTGTGCAGTCGCTAAACCTTATTTACGACGACATGCCCGACTACGTCCTCGTCTTCGGCGCGGATCACGTCTACCGGATGGACCCGTCGCAGATGGTGGAGGACCACATCGCCTCCGGCAAGGCCGCCACCGTTGCAGGCATCCGGGTGCCGCGCGCGGAGGCGAGCGCGTTCGGCTGCATCCAGTCCGACGACGACGGCACGATCACCGAGTTTTTGGAAAAGCCTGACAACCCGCCGGGCACCCCGGACGACCCGGAGACAACGTTCGCGTCGATGGGCAACTACTGCTTTTCCACCGAAGCGCTCATCCAGGCGCTGCTTGAAGACGAACAGAACGAGGACTCAGCCCACGACATGGGCGGCGACATCATCCCGTACTTCGTGGCCCAGGGCGAGGCGAACGTGTACGACTTCTCGCGCAACGACGTGCCCGGCGCGACCGACCGCGACCGCGGCTACTGGCGCGATGTGGGCACGGTGGATTCGTTCTACGAGGCGCACATGGATCTCATCTCCTCGCACCCGGTGTTCAACCTGTACAACAAGGCGTGGCCGATCCACGCCACAGACGAGGACAACCTGCCGCCGGCGAAGTTCGTGCTCGGCGGGATCGCGCAGGAGTCCATCGTGGCGTCCGGCTCGATCATCTCGGGTGCGACGGTGCGCAACTCGGTGCTGTCGACGGACGTGCGTGTTTCCGAAGGTGCGACCGTGGAGGGCTCGGTGCTCATGCCGGGCGTGCGCGTGGGCAAGGGCGCGGTGGTGCGCCACTGCATCCTGGACAAAAACGTCTACGTTTCGGACGGGGCAACCGTCGGCGTCGACGCCGCGCGCGACGCGGAGCGGTTCACGGTCTCGGATGCGGGAGTTGTGGTCGTCGGCAAGAGTGAAGTGGTTTAA
- a CDS encoding O-methyltransferase, translating to MNSYLDARAADGGHLPEAVLEALRTAREDAAENGTPAPSRVVGDLLTVLAAGATSASQGAVAVTPAAGVVGLHLLAGLPEKATLTCIEPEAALQAGAKEAVRSAGFTPSRVRFLTARPLEVMGRLATEAYQLVYADVSPVELRQLIEAAWPLLAPGGTLVLAGSLLDGTVADTTRRDRETEAAREADVFVDTLTLERGAAVARLPLDGGLTLVTKIG from the coding sequence ATGAACTCCTACCTCGACGCCCGCGCCGCGGACGGCGGCCACCTGCCGGAAGCGGTGCTCGAGGCGCTGCGCACAGCGCGCGAGGACGCCGCCGAGAACGGCACGCCCGCCCCGAGCCGCGTCGTCGGCGACCTGTTGACTGTGCTCGCCGCGGGTGCGACGTCGGCAAGCCAGGGCGCAGTTGCCGTCACCCCGGCCGCCGGCGTGGTCGGCCTGCACCTGCTCGCGGGGCTTCCGGAGAAGGCGACGCTGACCTGCATCGAGCCGGAGGCCGCGCTGCAGGCCGGCGCGAAAGAGGCCGTGCGCAGCGCCGGCTTCACCCCGTCGCGCGTGCGCTTCCTCACCGCGCGCCCGCTCGAAGTCATGGGCCGCCTCGCCACCGAGGCCTACCAGCTCGTCTACGCGGACGTCTCCCCCGTCGAACTGCGGCAGCTCATCGAGGCCGCCTGGCCGCTGCTCGCCCCCGGCGGCACACTGGTCCTCGCAGGTTCGCTTCTCGACGGCACGGTCGCCGACACCACACGCCGCGACCGCGAAACGGAAGCCGCACGGGAAGCTGACGTGTTCGTCGATACGCTCACGCTCGAGCGCGGCGCCGCCGTGGCCCGCCTGCCGCTCGACGGCGGGCTGACCCTGGTGACGAAGATCGGTTAA
- the sigE gene encoding RNA polymerase sigma factor SigE, which produces MSIDVSLTGTAAFDAGQAAMPTWAELVEEHADSVYRLAFRLAGNQHDAEDLTQETFMRVFRNLKGYQPGTFEGWLHRITTNLFLDMVRRRAKIRMEALPEDYERVPGTDMTPEDAYSVANLDPALQHALDELKPEFRVAVVLCDVVGMTYEEIAETLGVKMGTVRSRIHRGRAQMRESLEAQALHDAAAKELIRAR; this is translated from the coding sequence ATGAGTATTGATGTTTCCCTCACCGGCACCGCGGCGTTCGACGCAGGCCAGGCAGCGATGCCCACTTGGGCGGAGCTGGTGGAGGAACATGCCGACAGCGTTTACCGTCTGGCGTTTCGCCTCGCGGGCAACCAGCACGACGCGGAGGATCTCACGCAGGAGACGTTCATGCGCGTGTTCCGCAACCTGAAGGGCTACCAGCCGGGCACGTTCGAGGGCTGGCTGCACCGCATCACCACGAACCTGTTTCTGGACATGGTGCGCCGCCGCGCGAAGATCCGCATGGAGGCGCTGCCGGAGGACTACGAGCGCGTGCCGGGCACGGACATGACCCCGGAGGACGCGTACTCGGTGGCGAACCTGGATCCGGCGCTGCAGCACGCGTTGGACGAGTTGAAGCCGGAGTTCCGCGTCGCGGTGGTCCTGTGCGATGTCGTCGGCATGACCTACGAGGAGATCGCGGAAACGCTCGGCGTGAAGATGGGTACGGTACGCTCGCGTATCCACCGCGGTCGCGCACAGATGCGCGAATCCCTCGAGGCGCAGGCGCTTCACGACGCCGCCGCGAAGGAACTCATCCGCGCCCGGTAA
- a CDS encoding anti-sigma factor family protein: MTRFNSTDHLNPEAVAAYVDGELTPAAAARAERHLGQCPECCEEVRAQRGTSERLRVCDTSGVHAPASLVERLARMRAEDIQDAEEERLGVRSRVESALRSLTQRG, translated from the coding sequence GTGACAAGGTTTAACTCCACGGACCACCTCAACCCGGAGGCCGTGGCCGCCTACGTGGACGGCGAGCTGACGCCTGCTGCGGCCGCGCGCGCGGAGCGCCATTTGGGCCAATGCCCGGAGTGCTGCGAGGAGGTGCGGGCGCAGCGGGGGACGTCGGAACGCTTGCGCGTGTGCGACACTTCAGGTGTGCACGCGCCGGCGTCGCTGGTGGAGCGGCTGGCGCGGATGCGCGCGGAGGACATCCAGGATGCCGAGGAGGAGCGGTTAGGCGTCCGCAGCCGCGTGGAGTCCGCGCTTCGCTCGCTGACCCAGCGCGGGTAA
- the tatB gene encoding Sec-independent protein translocase protein TatB, with translation MFSSIGWGEIFFILIIGLIVIGPERLPSVVEDVRAAIYAAKKAINNAKAELNGELEEFDEFKKPIDTVSRYAAMGPKRAMAKVLFEDDTPAAQQQDEQVRSGPRKPPERKGFSWEDVT, from the coding sequence GTGTTTTCATCCATCGGCTGGGGCGAGATCTTCTTCATCCTGATCATCGGGTTAATCGTGATCGGGCCGGAGCGTCTGCCGTCGGTTGTGGAAGATGTGCGCGCCGCCATCTATGCCGCGAAGAAGGCGATTAACAACGCCAAGGCGGAGCTCAACGGCGAGCTCGAGGAGTTCGACGAGTTTAAAAAGCCGATCGACACCGTGTCGCGCTACGCGGCGATGGGCCCGAAGCGCGCGATGGCGAAGGTGCTGTTCGAAGACGACACCCCCGCCGCCCAGCAGCAAGACGAGCAGGTGCGCTCGGGCCCGCGCAAGCCACCCGAGCGCAAGGGGTTCTCCTGGGAGGACGTTACTTAA
- a CDS encoding Mrp/NBP35 family ATP-binding protein, giving the protein MATEEKFVESDVREALSRVEDPEIGKPITELDMVESIAIDGADVAVGIYLTIAGCPMRDTIESNTRAVLEELDGVGNVSVTLHTMSDEQRRALAQKLRGEQSGPVIPFADPDTRTRIIAVASGKGGVGKSSMTVNLATAMAAQGLTVGIVDADIYGHSVPGLMGSDDKGPTLVDEMIMPPIAHGVRHISVGQFVEGNAPVVWRGPMLTRAIQQFLADVYWGDLDVLFMDLPPGTGDVAITVAQLVPNAELLIVTTPQAAAAEVAERAGTIAQQTDQKIAGVVENMSGMTMPDGTVLNVFGEGGGEQVAERLTQLTDSDVELLGSVPLDPNLRESGDSGTPVVISDPESPAAKAVLAIVDKLKVRPESLKGKSLNPQVK; this is encoded by the coding sequence ATGGCTACTGAAGAAAAGTTTGTGGAAAGCGACGTCCGCGAAGCACTTTCGCGGGTGGAGGACCCGGAGATCGGCAAGCCGATTACTGAGCTGGACATGGTGGAATCCATTGCCATCGACGGCGCCGATGTGGCCGTCGGCATCTACCTCACCATCGCCGGCTGCCCGATGCGCGACACCATCGAGTCCAACACCCGCGCGGTGCTCGAGGAACTAGACGGCGTGGGCAACGTCTCCGTCACCTTGCACACTATGAGCGACGAGCAGCGCCGCGCCCTCGCCCAGAAGTTGCGCGGCGAGCAGTCCGGCCCGGTCATCCCGTTCGCCGACCCGGATACCCGCACCCGCATCATCGCGGTCGCCTCCGGCAAGGGCGGCGTGGGCAAATCCTCCATGACGGTCAACCTCGCCACCGCGATGGCCGCACAGGGGCTGACCGTCGGCATCGTCGACGCCGACATTTACGGCCACTCCGTGCCCGGGCTGATGGGCTCCGACGACAAGGGGCCCACGCTTGTCGACGAAATGATCATGCCCCCAATCGCCCACGGCGTACGCCACATCTCCGTCGGCCAGTTCGTCGAGGGTAACGCCCCGGTGGTCTGGCGCGGCCCGATGCTCACCCGCGCAATCCAGCAGTTCTTGGCCGACGTCTACTGGGGCGATCTGGACGTGCTGTTCATGGACCTGCCGCCGGGCACCGGCGACGTTGCCATCACCGTCGCACAACTGGTGCCCAATGCGGAGCTGCTCATCGTGACCACCCCGCAGGCCGCGGCCGCGGAGGTCGCCGAGCGCGCCGGCACCATCGCGCAGCAGACCGATCAGAAGATCGCCGGCGTGGTGGAGAACATGTCCGGCATGACCATGCCCGACGGCACGGTGCTCAACGTCTTCGGCGAAGGCGGCGGCGAACAGGTCGCCGAGCGCCTGACGCAACTGACCGACTCGGATGTGGAACTGCTCGGCTCCGTCCCGCTCGATCCGAATCTGCGCGAGTCCGGCGACAGCGGCACCCCTGTGGTCATCTCCGATCCGGAGTCGCCGGCTGCGAAGGCGGTGCTAGCGATCGTCGATAAGCTGAAAGTGCGCCCCGAATCCCTCAAGGGCAAGAGCTTAAACCCGCAGGTTAAGTAA
- a CDS encoding general stress protein — protein MTQPMNKGQVPTGWPVGSFKTYAEAQQAVDGLSDKEFPVEKLSIVGVDLMQVEKITGRLSWPKVLGTGALSGLWMGLFFGLLLSLLTVEGSGFATFIWALLIGAIFGAVFAAVAYAFTGGKRDFSSATAIVAGRYDILCEPDAAPEARDLIAEAGGTTPASEHVIGE, from the coding sequence ATGACTCAACCCATGAATAAGGGACAGGTGCCAACCGGCTGGCCGGTCGGCTCGTTTAAGACCTACGCGGAGGCGCAGCAGGCCGTGGATGGCCTCTCCGATAAGGAATTCCCGGTGGAAAAGCTCTCCATCGTCGGCGTGGACCTGATGCAGGTGGAAAAGATCACCGGCCGGCTGTCGTGGCCGAAGGTGCTCGGCACCGGCGCATTGTCGGGTCTGTGGATGGGCCTGTTTTTCGGCCTGCTGCTCTCTCTGCTCACGGTGGAGGGCTCCGGCTTCGCCACCTTCATCTGGGCTCTGTTGATCGGTGCGATCTTCGGCGCGGTGTTTGCGGCGGTGGCCTACGCGTTTACCGGCGGCAAGCGCGACTTTTCGTCGGCAACCGCGATCGTGGCGGGGCGTTACGACATCTTGTGCGAGCCCGACGCAGCACCCGAGGCTCGCGACCTGATCGCCGAGGCCGGCGGGACCACCCCGGCGAGCGAGCACGTCATCGGCGAGTAG
- a CDS encoding type 2 periplasmic-binding domain-containing protein, whose product MRVYRTAAALSAAALAVSGCASEDNIYTQQRPEKEAISIVVDGGSTEQIVLGEIYSQVLNSQGRPNSVTAVEGLAAAAPVPVLRELRADFVVTCTGRMLEQTDPAAAKELAGGDIADGGYTDSVYDAAVATLPGDMRSVDPSPAQGCGKAGELPQNVIPVFYKGTFDRGEMNRLNFITRVLSTDRLEDMAEAVDDGTPVKDAIADWIMEFAHIDVHFDAPSDPDDAVDPDSAS is encoded by the coding sequence ATGCGGGTGTATCGGACGGCCGCCGCGCTTTCCGCGGCCGCGCTTGCGGTGTCCGGCTGCGCGAGCGAGGACAACATCTACACGCAGCAGCGGCCGGAGAAGGAGGCCATCTCTATTGTGGTGGACGGCGGCTCGACGGAGCAGATCGTGCTCGGCGAGATCTACTCCCAGGTGCTCAACAGCCAGGGCCGGCCGAACAGCGTCACGGCGGTGGAGGGGCTTGCCGCGGCGGCTCCGGTGCCGGTGCTGCGCGAACTGCGCGCTGACTTCGTAGTCACCTGCACGGGCCGCATGCTCGAGCAGACAGACCCGGCGGCGGCTAAGGAGCTGGCGGGCGGCGATATTGCCGACGGCGGTTACACCGACAGCGTCTACGACGCCGCCGTGGCCACGCTGCCGGGCGACATGCGCAGCGTCGACCCGTCGCCCGCGCAAGGCTGCGGCAAGGCGGGGGAGTTGCCGCAAAACGTCATCCCGGTGTTTTACAAAGGCACGTTCGACCGCGGCGAGATGAACCGGTTGAACTTCATCACCCGCGTGCTTTCCACCGACAGGCTCGAGGACATGGCGGAAGCAGTCGACGACGGCACCCCGGTCAAGGACGCGATTGCAGACTGGATCATGGAGTTCGCCCACATCGACGTCCACTTCGACGCCCCGAGCGATCCGGACGACGCCGTCGACCCGGACTCCGCCTCCTAA
- a CDS encoding multifunctional oxoglutarate decarboxylase/oxoglutarate dehydrogenase thiamine pyrophosphate-binding subunit/dihydrolipoyllysine-residue succinyltransferase subunit, producing MSSENTFGQNDWLVDEMFQQYKDDPNSVDAEWRDLFENKGAPNTAKGTPTVTPSKDSASQPKTDPKVARTTGAPSQDGRETKVDEAASKVSDAPKRTAPKPKASPLDKLGKVDVEPGEYQLKGAFKAIAKNMNESLSVPTATTVRDMPVKLMFENRALINDHLKRTRGGKVSFTHILGYAIVQAAKLHPDMNKNYKEDGNKSFAVQPEHINLGLAIDLPGKDGSRSLVVAAIKECETKSFSEFVEAYEDIVKRARDGKLTMDDFSGVTIQLTNPGGIGTRHSIPRLTKGQGTIVGVGAMDYPAEFAGASEDRLAELGVGKLVTLTSTYDHRVIQGAESGEFLRDISQLIIDDKFWDNIFQALEIPYSPLRWAQDVPNTGINKDTRVMQLIEAYRSRGHLIADTNPLHWHQPGLPKPDSRDLLMETHGLTLWDLDRSFHVGGFGGKEKMTLREVLSRLRAAYTLKVGSEYSHIMDRDEREWLRDRVEAGMPKPTSAEQKYILQKLNAAEAFENFLQTKYLGQKRFSLEGAETLIPLMDAIIDTAAGQGLEEVVIGMPHRGRLNVLFNIVGKPIETIFTEFEGNMRAAQQGGSGDVKYHLGFEGEHIQMFGDGEIKVSLAANPSHLEAVDPVLVGMARAKEDQVKLTKGREDHPVVPLMLHGDASFAGLGVVQETLNLSRLPGYTVGGTIHIVVNNQIGFTTTPDSGRSSYYATDLAKGFDCPVFHVNGDDPEAAAWVAQLATEYRREFGKDVFIDLICYRLRGHNEADDPTVTQPVMYDRINSHSSVRTRYTQDLIGRGDITEEDAEKAAQDFHDQLDSVFSEVKAEKGQPSDQTGITDSQDLTRGLDTNISEEQFKRLADAFATLPEDFVANKRLKTVLKKRGGSFTDGDIDWGWGELLAFGSLAEQGKFVRLAGEDSQRGTFTQRHAVLYNPDNAEAYNPLDHNAQEAGNGGHFQVFNSALTEFAGMGFEYGYTLGNKDAVVAWEAQFGDFANGAQTIIDEYVSSSETKWGEMSSLISLLPHGYEGQGPDHSSARIERYLQLVAEGSMTIAQPSTPANHFHLLRRQAMGEMKRPLVVFTPKSMLRNKAAVSQPADFIEVDRFQSVIDDPNFVERGNKVVGDTDKVKTILLCSGKIYWELDKKRQKDGRDDVAIVRVEMLHPIPFNRIADAFKNYPNAKEIRWVQDEPANQGAWPFYNEHLRTLIPDMPEMVRVSRRAQSTTATGVAKVHQQEEKQLLDEAFAD from the coding sequence GTGAGCAGTGAAAACACGTTCGGCCAGAATGATTGGCTGGTTGACGAGATGTTCCAGCAGTACAAGGACGACCCGAACTCGGTCGACGCCGAATGGCGCGACCTATTCGAGAACAAGGGTGCGCCGAATACTGCTAAGGGCACCCCCACCGTCACCCCTTCCAAGGACAGTGCGAGCCAGCCGAAGACCGACCCGAAGGTCGCCCGCACCACCGGCGCCCCGTCGCAGGACGGCCGCGAGACCAAGGTCGACGAAGCCGCGTCCAAGGTTTCCGACGCCCCAAAGCGCACCGCCCCGAAGCCGAAGGCCTCCCCGCTGGACAAGCTGGGCAAGGTCGACGTCGAGCCGGGCGAGTACCAGCTCAAGGGCGCGTTTAAGGCCATCGCGAAGAACATGAACGAGTCGCTGTCGGTGCCGACCGCGACCACCGTGCGCGACATGCCGGTCAAGCTCATGTTTGAAAACCGTGCGCTGATCAACGACCACCTCAAGCGCACCCGCGGCGGCAAGGTCTCCTTTACCCACATCCTCGGCTACGCGATTGTCCAGGCAGCCAAGCTGCACCCGGACATGAACAAAAACTACAAGGAGGACGGCAACAAGTCCTTCGCAGTGCAGCCGGAGCACATCAACCTCGGCCTGGCGATTGACCTGCCGGGCAAGGACGGCTCCCGCTCGCTCGTCGTCGCCGCCATTAAGGAGTGCGAGACGAAGTCCTTCAGCGAGTTCGTCGAGGCGTACGAGGACATCGTCAAGCGCGCCCGCGACGGCAAGCTCACCATGGACGACTTCTCGGGTGTGACCATCCAGCTCACCAACCCGGGCGGCATCGGCACCCGCCACTCCATTCCGCGCCTGACCAAGGGCCAGGGCACCATCGTCGGCGTGGGTGCGATGGATTACCCGGCCGAGTTCGCCGGCGCCTCCGAGGACCGCCTTGCCGAGCTCGGTGTGGGCAAGCTGGTCACCCTGACCTCCACCTACGACCACCGTGTCATCCAGGGCGCGGAGTCCGGCGAGTTCCTGCGCGACATCTCGCAGCTCATTATCGACGACAAGTTCTGGGACAACATCTTCCAGGCCCTGGAAATCCCCTACTCCCCGCTGCGCTGGGCCCAGGACGTGCCGAACACCGGCATCAACAAGGACACCCGCGTCATGCAGCTCATCGAGGCCTACCGCTCCCGCGGCCACCTCATCGCGGACACCAACCCGCTGCACTGGCACCAGCCGGGCCTGCCGAAGCCGGACTCGCGCGACCTGCTCATGGAAACCCACGGCCTGACCCTGTGGGATCTGGACCGCTCCTTCCACGTCGGCGGTTTCGGCGGCAAGGAGAAGATGACGCTGCGCGAGGTGCTGTCCCGCCTGCGCGCCGCCTACACTTTGAAGGTCGGCTCCGAGTACTCCCACATCATGGACCGCGACGAGCGCGAATGGCTGCGCGACCGTGTCGAGGCCGGCATGCCCAAGCCGACCAGCGCGGAGCAGAAGTACATCCTGCAGAAGTTGAACGCCGCTGAGGCCTTCGAGAACTTCCTGCAGACGAAGTACTTGGGCCAGAAGCGCTTCTCGCTCGAGGGCGCCGAGACACTCATCCCGCTGATGGACGCCATCATCGACACCGCCGCGGGCCAGGGCCTGGAAGAGGTCGTCATCGGCATGCCGCACCGCGGCCGCCTGAACGTCCTGTTCAATATCGTCGGCAAGCCGATCGAGACCATCTTCACCGAGTTCGAGGGCAACATGCGCGCAGCCCAGCAGGGCGGCTCCGGCGACGTGAAGTACCACCTCGGCTTCGAGGGCGAGCACATCCAGATGTTCGGCGACGGCGAGATCAAGGTTTCGCTTGCCGCCAACCCGTCCCACCTCGAGGCGGTCGACCCGGTGCTCGTCGGCATGGCGCGCGCCAAGGAAGACCAAGTCAAGCTCACCAAGGGCCGCGAAGACCACCCGGTCGTTCCGCTCATGCTGCACGGCGACGCATCGTTCGCTGGCCTGGGCGTGGTCCAGGAGACGCTGAACCTGTCGCGCCTGCCGGGCTACACCGTCGGCGGCACCATCCACATCGTGGTCAACAACCAGATCGGTTTCACCACCACCCCGGATTCGGGCCGCTCCTCCTACTACGCCACCGACCTGGCCAAGGGCTTCGACTGCCCGGTCTTCCACGTCAACGGCGACGACCCGGAGGCAGCCGCATGGGTCGCCCAGCTCGCCACCGAGTACCGCCGCGAGTTTGGCAAGGACGTCTTCATTGACCTGATCTGCTACCGCCTGCGCGGCCACAACGAGGCCGACGACCCGACGGTGACGCAACCGGTGATGTACGACCGCATCAACTCCCACTCGTCGGTACGCACGCGCTACACGCAGGATCTCATCGGCCGCGGCGACATCACCGAGGAAGACGCAGAGAAGGCCGCACAGGACTTCCACGACCAGCTCGACTCCGTCTTCTCCGAGGTCAAGGCCGAAAAGGGCCAGCCGAGCGACCAGACCGGCATCACCGACTCCCAGGATCTCACCCGCGGGCTGGACACGAACATCTCCGAGGAGCAGTTCAAGCGCCTCGCCGATGCATTCGCCACCCTGCCGGAGGACTTCGTCGCCAATAAGCGCCTGAAGACCGTGCTGAAGAAGCGCGGCGGCTCGTTCACCGACGGCGACATCGACTGGGGCTGGGGCGAACTCCTCGCCTTCGGCTCGCTCGCCGAGCAGGGCAAGTTCGTCCGCCTCGCCGGCGAGGACTCCCAGCGCGGCACCTTCACCCAGCGCCACGCGGTGCTGTACAACCCGGACAACGCCGAGGCCTACAACCCGCTCGACCACAACGCGCAGGAGGCCGGCAACGGCGGCCACTTCCAGGTCTTCAACTCCGCGCTGACCGAGTTCGCGGGCATGGGCTTCGAATACGGCTACACCCTGGGCAACAAGGACGCCGTCGTGGCGTGGGAGGCGCAGTTCGGCGACTTCGCTAACGGCGCCCAGACGATTATCGACGAGTACGTCTCCTCCTCCGAGACTAAGTGGGGCGAGATGTCGTCGCTGATCTCCCTGCTGCCGCACGGGTACGAGGGCCAGGGCCCGGACCACTCGTCGGCACGCATCGAGCGCTACCTGCAGCTGGTGGCCGAAGGCTCGATGACCATCGCCCAGCCTTCCACCCCGGCCAACCACTTCCACCTGCTGCGCCGCCAGGCCATGGGCGAGATGAAGCGCCCGCTGGTCGTCTTCACCCCGAAGTCGATGCTGCGCAACAAGGCGGCCGTGTCCCAGCCGGCGGACTTCATCGAGGTCGACCGCTTCCAGTCCGTCATCGACGACCCGAACTTCGTCGAGCGCGGCAACAAGGTCGTCGGCGACACCGATAAGGTGAAGACGATCCTGCTGTGCTCCGGCAAGATCTACTGGGAGCTGGACAAGAAGCGCCAGAAGGACGGCCGCGACGACGTCGCCATCGTCCGCGTGGAAATGCTCCACCCGATCCCGTTCAACCGCATCGCCGACGCGTTCAAGAACTACCCGAACGCCAAGGAGATCCGCTGGGTCCAGGACGAGCCGGCCAACCAGGGCGCGTGGCCGTTCTACAACGAGCACCTGCGCACCCTCATCCCGGACATGCCGGAGATGGTCCGCGTGTCCCGTCGCGCCCAGTCCACCACCGCAACCGGCGTGGCTAAGGTCCACCAGCAGGAGGAGAAGCAGCTTCTCGACGAAGCCTTCGCCGACTAG